A window of Metabacillus sp. B2-18 contains these coding sequences:
- the accB gene encoding acetyl-CoA carboxylase biotin carboxyl carrier protein, producing MLNINDIKEMIKAIDSSSIQKFRLEHEGTKVVIEKISEVEGSLVVEKISSPQPQAAPVVKEPPVVEKKEKVEEVKEDLHKVLSPMVGTFYSRSNPDADPFVQVGSKVQKNTVVCILEAMKLFNEIEAEVNGEIVEILVDEGQLIEFGQPLFAIRES from the coding sequence ATGCTAAATATAAATGACATTAAAGAAATGATTAAAGCAATTGATTCTTCATCCATTCAAAAGTTTAGGTTAGAGCACGAGGGTACAAAGGTTGTGATTGAAAAAATTTCTGAAGTAGAAGGTTCACTCGTTGTTGAAAAGATTTCTAGCCCGCAACCACAAGCAGCACCAGTTGTAAAAGAGCCTCCTGTCGTGGAGAAAAAAGAAAAGGTAGAAGAGGTGAAAGAAGATCTGCATAAAGTGTTGTCTCCAATGGTTGGTACATTCTATTCCCGTTCAAATCCAGATGCAGATCCATTTGTTCAAGTTGGCTCAAAAGTTCAAAAGAACACTGTTGTTTGTATACTAGAAGCCATGAAACTTTTCAATGAAATTGAAGCTGAAGTAAATGGGGAAATTGTTGAGATTTTAGTAGATGAAGGTCAACTTATTGAATTTGGACAGCCTTTGTTTGCAATTAGAGAATCTTAA
- a CDS encoding biotin-dependent carboxyltransferase family protein, translating into MSITTLRSGLLTTIQDLGRYGYQKYGVIVSGAMDTYSLRIANLLVGNSEGEAALEITLMGPTLLFEKDMLIAITGGDLSPTIEGVSVPLWRPVFVKKGSKLQFGAQKSGCRAYLAVAGGFAVKRMMKSKSTYLRAEIGGYQGRAIQEGDMLETNSISEGVKLKNMQSTSSFLTANWSVRWNEFLPFAKNPNIRVLPGAQFEHFTQQSKQQFFTQSFRVSPQSDRMGYRLSGPAIELEKKMEMLSEAVAHGTIQIPPDGNPIILLADRQTTGGYPKIGQVATVDLPVVAQVMPGQSISFTEITLEEAERLYLEREKSLKQLAVSITYKLKQ; encoded by the coding sequence ATGAGTATAACCACTTTACGTTCAGGGCTGCTTACGACGATTCAGGATTTAGGAAGATATGGATACCAAAAGTACGGAGTCATTGTTAGTGGTGCAATGGATACATATTCTCTTAGAATTGCAAATTTATTAGTTGGCAATTCAGAAGGAGAAGCTGCGTTAGAAATTACTCTAATGGGGCCAACGTTGTTATTTGAAAAAGATATGCTCATCGCGATTACAGGAGGTGATTTATCTCCAACCATTGAAGGAGTTTCTGTCCCATTATGGCGTCCAGTTTTCGTGAAAAAAGGAAGTAAACTTCAATTCGGAGCACAAAAATCTGGCTGCAGGGCTTATCTGGCAGTAGCTGGTGGCTTTGCTGTTAAGAGAATGATGAAGAGCAAAAGCACATACTTAAGAGCAGAAATAGGTGGATATCAAGGTAGAGCGATTCAAGAGGGAGATATGTTAGAAACAAACTCGATATCAGAAGGAGTTAAACTAAAAAACATGCAATCTACTAGTTCTTTCTTAACAGCTAACTGGTCTGTTCGTTGGAATGAGTTTTTACCTTTTGCGAAAAATCCGAATATTCGCGTTTTACCAGGAGCACAGTTTGAACACTTTACACAACAAAGCAAGCAGCAGTTTTTCACCCAATCTTTTAGAGTGTCGCCACAATCGGATCGAATGGGGTACCGATTATCAGGACCTGCTATTGAATTAGAGAAAAAAATGGAAATGCTTTCAGAAGCTGTTGCTCACGGAACGATTCAAATCCCTCCTGATGGAAATCCAATTATCCTGCTTGCAGACCGCCAAACAACAGGGGGATATCCGAAAATTGGCCAAGTTGCAACTGTTGACTTACCAGTTGTTGCGCAGGTTATGCCAGGTCAATCCATTTCTTTTACTGAAATAACATTAGAAGAAGCTGAAAGATTGTATCTAGAAAGAGAAAAAAGCTTAAAGCAATTAGCGGTGAGTATTACCTATAAATTAAAACAATAG
- the pxpB gene encoding 5-oxoprolinase subunit PxpB: protein MIEPAGDAAIVIRFGSEIEYSTHRKVQMLSNYLTQNSFKGFIECIPSYTGVTVFYDPLLVDKNHAYKVGQIVSPYKIVLSIIEDILTNLKDEETEPHRTVEIPVCYGGECGPDLEFVAKQNNLTTDEVISLHSGGEYLVYMLGFAPGFPFLGGMSEKIATPRRSTPRTSIPAGSVGIAGKQTGVYPISTPGGWQLIGQTPLSLFLSEKEPPSLLQAGNVVKFYPISYKDFLEWKEGNK, encoded by the coding sequence ATGATCGAACCTGCTGGAGATGCTGCGATTGTGATTCGGTTTGGTTCTGAAATTGAATATTCCACACATCGTAAGGTACAAATGCTGTCCAATTATTTAACACAAAACAGCTTTAAGGGATTCATTGAATGCATTCCTTCTTATACAGGTGTGACCGTTTTTTATGATCCACTATTAGTAGATAAAAATCATGCTTATAAAGTTGGACAAATTGTCTCTCCTTACAAAATTGTCCTTTCCATCATCGAGGATATATTAACAAACCTAAAAGATGAAGAAACTGAACCACACCGGACTGTTGAAATTCCCGTTTGCTATGGTGGTGAATGCGGTCCGGATCTGGAGTTTGTTGCTAAACAAAACAACTTAACAACTGATGAAGTGATAAGCCTTCATTCAGGTGGGGAATATCTCGTTTATATGCTCGGATTTGCCCCTGGCTTTCCGTTTTTAGGAGGAATGTCAGAGAAAATTGCAACACCAAGACGTTCCACACCACGAACTAGCATCCCAGCCGGTTCTGTTGGAATTGCCGGGAAACAAACCGGTGTTTATCCAATTTCCACTCCAGGCGGCTGGCAGCTGATTGGTCAAACTCCTCTTAGTCTTTTCTTATCAGAAAAAGAGCCACCAAGTCTACTTCAGGCTGGAAATGTAGTGAAGTTCTATCCTATTTCCTACAAAGACTTTTTGGAATGGAAGGAGGGAAATAAATGA
- a CDS encoding LamB/YcsF family protein → MYQIDLNCDLGESFGAYKIGMDEEVLRFITSANVACGFHAGDPSVMRKTVQLALKNNVKIGAHPGLPDLAGFGRRNMSISPQEAYDLVVYQIGALSGFLTAEGEKMQHVKPHGALYNMAAKNRELSEAIAEAVYKVDPQLILFGLAGSELVKAGEKIGLNTAHEVFSDRTYQQDGSLTPRTQPHALIHSYEDSVSQVIRMIKEGKVRSTQGVDVPVLAQTVCIHGDGPEALVFAKQLRESMQSEGIEVKAFS, encoded by the coding sequence TTGTATCAAATTGATTTGAATTGTGATTTGGGAGAAAGTTTTGGGGCTTATAAGATTGGGATGGATGAAGAAGTTCTTCGTTTTATAACATCAGCGAATGTGGCTTGTGGATTTCATGCCGGAGATCCATCTGTGATGAGAAAAACGGTGCAACTTGCTCTTAAGAATAACGTTAAGATTGGAGCACACCCTGGTCTTCCTGATTTAGCAGGCTTTGGTCGACGTAACATGAGTATTTCTCCGCAGGAAGCGTATGATCTCGTTGTTTACCAAATAGGAGCTCTTTCCGGCTTTTTAACGGCAGAAGGAGAAAAAATGCAGCATGTTAAACCACACGGTGCTTTGTATAATATGGCGGCCAAAAACAGAGAATTATCGGAAGCAATTGCCGAGGCTGTTTACAAAGTAGATCCACAGCTGATTCTTTTCGGTCTTGCCGGAAGTGAATTAGTAAAGGCTGGTGAAAAAATCGGACTTAATACAGCACATGAAGTCTTTTCTGACCGAACCTATCAGCAAGACGGCTCATTAACACCACGAACTCAACCCCATGCCCTTATACATAGCTATGAAGATTCTGTTTCACAGGTTATTCGTATGATCAAGGAAGGAAAAGTTCGTTCAACGCAAGGCGTTGATGTACCTGTATTAGCTCAAACAGTTTGTATTCATGGAGATGGTCCTGAGGCTCTTGTATTCGCTAAACAGCTAAGAGAGTCAATGCAATCTGAAGGCATAGAAGTAAAAGCGTTTAGTTAG
- a CDS encoding NRAMP family divalent metal transporter has translation MNWSLLMGAAFLMATSAIGPGFLTQTTVFTQTLAASFGFVILVSIILDIFAQTNIWRIIAVSERRGQDIANMVFPGLGYILSFLIVLGGLAFNIGNIAGAGLGLNAITGVSPEVGAVIGAVIAIFIFVVKEAGKAMDRFTQIAGFVMIGLMIYVAITTAPPVGEAIIRSVAPSQIDVLAIVTLVGGTVGGYITFAGGHRLLEAGVKGKAAIPEVTRSSVVGILFTSVMRIALFLAVLGVVSKGLSSQIDPTNPPASVFQLAAGDVGYKIFGIIMFSAAIKSVVGAAYTSVSFIRTFSDKFERNNKLITIGFIVVSTLAFVLIGKPVKVLVLVGALNGLILPLALGTLLVAAYKKSIVGDYKHPLWLTISGALVVIVMALMGGYTIIKSLPQLF, from the coding sequence ATGAATTGGTCACTCTTAATGGGGGCTGCCTTTTTAATGGCAACCTCAGCAATTGGACCTGGTTTCTTAACACAAACAACTGTGTTTACTCAAACATTAGCAGCCAGTTTTGGTTTTGTTATTTTAGTTTCTATTATTTTAGATATTTTTGCTCAAACAAATATATGGCGGATCATTGCTGTTTCTGAAAGAAGAGGACAAGATATCGCCAACATGGTTTTCCCGGGACTCGGGTATATCCTTTCCTTCCTAATCGTCCTTGGAGGTCTTGCCTTTAATATTGGGAATATTGCGGGTGCCGGGCTCGGTTTAAACGCGATAACCGGTGTATCGCCGGAGGTTGGTGCGGTGATTGGTGCAGTGATTGCAATCTTTATTTTCGTTGTAAAAGAAGCAGGAAAAGCAATGGATCGCTTCACACAAATTGCCGGATTTGTCATGATTGGATTAATGATTTACGTTGCGATTACAACAGCTCCTCCTGTTGGTGAAGCGATCATCAGATCGGTTGCACCCTCCCAAATTGATGTTTTGGCGATTGTCACGTTAGTTGGTGGTACAGTTGGTGGATATATTACCTTTGCTGGTGGACATCGTCTTTTAGAAGCTGGTGTAAAAGGAAAAGCCGCGATTCCAGAGGTAACAAGAAGCTCTGTTGTCGGGATTTTATTTACATCTGTTATGCGTATTGCCCTTTTCTTAGCCGTACTGGGAGTTGTTTCAAAAGGGTTGAGTTCACAAATTGATCCAACGAACCCACCTGCATCTGTGTTTCAGCTTGCGGCTGGAGATGTTGGTTATAAAATTTTCGGTATTATTATGTTTTCTGCTGCCATTAAATCGGTAGTTGGTGCAGCGTATACTTCTGTTTCGTTTATTCGTACATTTAGTGATAAATTCGAGAGAAATAATAAGCTGATTACAATTGGTTTTATTGTTGTGTCAACTCTTGCATTTGTGTTGATTGGAAAGCCAGTTAAAGTGTTAGTTTTGGTTGGTGCTTTAAATGGTCTGATTTTGCCATTAGCGCTTGGAACATTACTTGTTGCGGCTTATAAGAAGAGTATTGTTGGGGATTATAAGCATCCGTTATGGTTAACGATTTCAGGTGCGCTTGTAGTGATAGTGATGGCGTTAATGGGCGGGTATACGATTATTAAGTCGCTTCCGCAGTTGTTTTGA
- a CDS encoding carbohydrate-binding domain-containing protein, which produces MKHRILKRFMALIMVLGLLTSLLPNFASAAEADYNSLLVEPGKKPSQAGALSLKVVNGQKTLVDKNGQPIQLRGMSTHGLQWFPGILNENAFSALSNDWGSNLIRLAMYVGEGGYATDPKLMKQRVIDGIELAKANDMYVIVDWHVHAPGDPNADVYKGALNFFKEISSLYPNDPHIIYELANEPSSNSNDGPGLTNNAEGWAKVKSYAEPIIKMLRDNGNQNIVIVGSPNWSQRADLAADNPIDDANTMYTVHFYTGSHPAASDSSNRENVMSNARYALEKGQAVFATEWGTSEANGNNGPYLEEANQWINFLNENNISWANWSLTNKNETSAAFTPFQLGKTEATDLDPGADQVWAPKELSLSGEYVRARIKGVSYEPIDRTKYSKVLFDFTDSTQGFGVNSDSPVKDVTLKSVNGALQISGLNASSDVSADNYWANVRLSADNWGESVDVLGAQELSMDVIVDKPTTVSVAAIPQGPSAGWANPTRAIQVKAEDFVPFGNQYKAVLTISKEDAPSLATIAESPDNNNLENIILFVGAENTDIVSLDNITVTGKEIEVEVINDPEGVATLPSTFEDDTRQGWKWSGDSGVKTALTIEEANGSKALSWEFAYPEVKPTDNWASAPRLDFWSEDLKRGDNEYVAFDLYLDPTRATEGGISINLVFQPESLGFWQQSSETFDIDLTALDSAEKTADDLYHYEAKIDVTNLENVKPDTALRNMLLIFADDNSDFAGRMFVDNVRFDKASAPGTGDGNEETPAQPGTGENEGQTQTLLTVTKQAKTL; this is translated from the coding sequence TTGAAGCACAGAATACTAAAAAGGTTTATGGCACTAATAATGGTTCTTGGATTATTAACATCATTACTACCTAATTTTGCTTCAGCAGCAGAAGCTGATTACAACAGCTTGCTTGTTGAACCAGGAAAAAAACCGTCTCAAGCTGGGGCATTAAGTCTTAAGGTAGTTAATGGTCAAAAAACATTGGTTGATAAAAACGGCCAACCAATTCAGCTCCGTGGAATGAGTACTCACGGTTTACAATGGTTCCCAGGAATTTTAAATGAAAATGCGTTTTCGGCTCTTTCAAATGACTGGGGTTCAAACCTTATTCGTCTTGCGATGTATGTTGGTGAAGGTGGATATGCAACAGATCCAAAACTGATGAAGCAACGAGTTATTGATGGAATTGAATTAGCAAAAGCAAACGATATGTATGTGATTGTCGACTGGCATGTACATGCTCCGGGAGATCCAAATGCTGATGTTTATAAAGGGGCATTGAACTTTTTTAAAGAAATTTCAAGTCTTTATCCTAATGATCCTCACATTATCTATGAATTAGCAAACGAACCAAGTAGTAATAGTAATGATGGACCTGGATTAACAAATAACGCAGAAGGTTGGGCAAAAGTTAAATCATATGCAGAGCCAATTATTAAAATGCTCCGTGATAATGGAAATCAAAACATTGTGATTGTAGGTAGCCCGAACTGGAGCCAACGCGCAGATTTAGCTGCTGATAATCCAATTGATGATGCCAACACAATGTATACTGTTCACTTTTACACTGGCTCACATCCAGCAGCATCAGATAGCTCAAATCGTGAAAATGTCATGAGTAATGCTAGATATGCGCTTGAAAAAGGACAAGCTGTTTTTGCAACAGAATGGGGCACAAGTGAAGCAAATGGAAACAACGGTCCATATTTAGAAGAAGCAAATCAATGGATCAACTTCTTAAATGAAAATAATATTAGCTGGGCTAACTGGTCCTTAACAAATAAAAATGAAACATCTGCAGCGTTTACTCCGTTTCAATTGGGGAAAACAGAGGCAACTGATTTAGATCCAGGTGCTGATCAAGTGTGGGCGCCGAAAGAATTAAGCTTATCAGGTGAATATGTTCGTGCTCGTATTAAAGGAGTTTCTTATGAGCCGATCGATCGTACGAAATATTCGAAAGTACTTTTTGACTTTACAGATTCTACACAAGGCTTTGGCGTAAATAGTGATAGTCCAGTAAAAGATGTAACGTTAAAGAGTGTTAATGGAGCTCTACAAATTTCAGGATTAAATGCAAGCAGTGATGTTTCGGCAGACAACTATTGGGCAAATGTACGCCTATCTGCTGATAACTGGGGTGAGTCGGTAGATGTTTTAGGTGCGCAAGAACTATCAATGGATGTGATTGTGGACAAGCCAACAACTGTTTCTGTTGCAGCCATTCCACAAGGACCTTCAGCAGGATGGGCTAATCCGACACGTGCCATCCAAGTAAAAGCGGAGGATTTTGTACCATTTGGAAATCAATACAAAGCAGTATTAACCATTTCAAAAGAAGATGCTCCATCATTAGCAACAATTGCAGAAAGCCCAGACAATAATAATTTAGAAAATATCATATTATTTGTTGGAGCTGAAAATACAGATATTGTTTCTTTAGATAATATTACGGTAACAGGTAAAGAAATTGAGGTTGAAGTAATAAATGACCCAGAAGGAGTAGCAACACTTCCATCTACTTTTGAGGATGATACTCGTCAAGGCTGGAAATGGAGTGGCGACTCAGGAGTTAAAACAGCATTAACAATTGAAGAAGCAAACGGTTCAAAAGCATTATCATGGGAATTTGCATATCCTGAAGTGAAACCAACTGACAACTGGGCATCAGCTCCACGTCTAGACTTCTGGTCAGAAGATTTAAAACGCGGTGACAATGAATATGTTGCATTTGATTTATACCTTGACCCAACACGTGCAACAGAAGGTGGAATTTCCATTAACTTAGTTTTCCAACCAGAATCACTAGGTTTCTGGCAACAATCTTCTGAAACATTTGATATTGATTTAACAGCATTAGATTCTGCAGAAAAAACAGCAGATGACCTGTATCACTATGAAGCGAAAATTGATGTTACAAATCTTGAAAACGTAAAGCCAGATACAGCATTACGTAACATGCTACTCATTTTCGCAGATGATAACAGTGACTTTGCAGGAAGAATGTTTGTTGATAATGTAAGATTCGACAAAGCCTCCGCACCTGGTACAGGTGACGGAAACGAAGAAACACCAGCTCAACCAGGCACTGGTGAAAACGAAGGACAAACACAGACCCTACTGACGGTGACGAAGCAAGCAAAGACCCTGTAG
- a CDS encoding methyl-accepting chemotaxis protein, translated as MQKLLHKFRKKKSSTSNHRRTIVKLPLKLTVGRKIFTVFAIIFILIAALSVSTLTGLNTMNKKSSEVEDVWLPSVERLGEMRYLVEQVAAFQLFYASAETIGEMNQFDGRFDSIFSRLDELFEQFENTISTKEEETIYSGFQAEWDKYLVVHEEILALSRANQDDEASQRIKQSRQQIETVEGYLTKLVELNQSKAKKAAEERHTITTIVLSITAILIVVVLVISIIMGLLLSRSISRPLIEMSRSVKQVAQGNLLLEPISIKNRDEIGKLATDFNTMTDNLKKLIIEVMKNSERVAATSEELTVSAEQTQQGNNSISAAIKEVAGGAENQVTRASEANRVIHEISKGMAQAAHSIQTVSDLTLATNEKATTGQGIVSQTVVQMNEVQHKVQHTSSAMNSLSNKSNQIGQILSLITSVADQTNLLALNAAIEAARAGEHGKGFAVVADEVRKLAEQSGQAAEEIKKVIFEMQAEVAHALESMTGGINAVDEGIVMVNKTGDSFGNIVDMVAEVASQSQEVSAIVEQVNASTQSMVHLIEEISNISVFSAGNTEEVAASVEQQNTIMANVTSSSEELSQKALALQELVKKFSV; from the coding sequence ATGCAGAAGCTCTTACATAAATTCAGAAAGAAGAAGAGTAGTACTAGTAATCATCGAAGAACTATTGTGAAATTACCCTTAAAGCTTACTGTTGGACGAAAAATTTTTACTGTATTTGCTATCATTTTTATCTTAATTGCAGCTCTTAGTGTTTCTACTCTTACTGGATTAAACACAATGAACAAAAAATCCAGTGAAGTAGAGGATGTGTGGCTTCCATCAGTAGAAAGACTCGGTGAAATGAGGTATCTCGTCGAGCAGGTGGCTGCGTTTCAATTGTTTTATGCTAGTGCGGAAACAATTGGGGAAATGAACCAGTTTGATGGACGATTTGACTCGATTTTTAGTAGATTAGATGAGCTGTTCGAGCAGTTTGAGAATACCATCTCAACTAAAGAGGAAGAAACTATTTATTCAGGATTCCAAGCAGAATGGGATAAATACCTTGTTGTTCATGAAGAAATTCTTGCTCTATCAAGAGCTAATCAAGATGACGAAGCAAGTCAAAGGATCAAACAATCCCGACAACAAATTGAAACGGTTGAAGGTTATCTAACGAAGCTTGTTGAGTTAAATCAATCAAAGGCAAAGAAAGCAGCAGAAGAGAGACATACTATAACAACAATCGTTTTATCTATTACAGCTATTTTGATTGTCGTTGTATTAGTTATCTCCATTATTATGGGGCTTCTTCTTTCAAGAAGCATTTCTCGTCCGTTGATAGAGATGTCAAGAAGTGTGAAGCAGGTAGCGCAAGGAAATTTATTGCTAGAGCCTATTTCGATCAAAAATAGAGATGAAATTGGTAAACTAGCAACAGATTTTAACACAATGACAGACAATCTGAAGAAATTAATCATTGAAGTAATGAAAAACTCTGAGAGAGTAGCAGCAACATCTGAAGAGCTCACAGTTAGTGCTGAACAAACACAACAAGGAAACAATTCAATCTCAGCAGCGATTAAAGAGGTAGCTGGAGGTGCGGAGAATCAGGTAACACGTGCTTCTGAGGCAAACCGTGTGATTCATGAAATATCAAAAGGAATGGCACAGGCGGCACATTCTATTCAAACTGTTTCCGATCTCACATTAGCAACAAATGAAAAGGCAACAACTGGACAGGGAATTGTTTCACAAACTGTTGTTCAGATGAATGAAGTGCAGCATAAGGTTCAACATACCTCTTCTGCCATGAATTCGTTAAGTAACAAATCAAACCAAATTGGTCAAATTCTTTCTTTAATAACGAGTGTTGCTGATCAAACTAATTTATTAGCTCTAAATGCAGCTATTGAAGCAGCAAGAGCCGGTGAGCATGGAAAAGGATTTGCTGTTGTAGCTGATGAGGTCAGAAAGCTTGCGGAGCAATCTGGACAAGCGGCTGAGGAAATTAAAAAAGTGATCTTTGAAATGCAAGCAGAAGTTGCTCATGCGCTAGAGTCAATGACAGGTGGAATCAATGCTGTTGATGAAGGAATTGTGATGGTCAATAAAACCGGAGATTCTTTTGGGAATATTGTAGATATGGTAGCTGAGGTTGCATCACAATCACAGGAAGTATCAGCTATAGTGGAGCAAGTAAATGCTAGCACACAAAGCATGGTTCATTTAATAGAGGAGATTTCGAACATATCTGTGTTTTCAGCAGGAAATACAGAAGAAGTGGCTGCATCAGTTGAACAGCAAAATACGATTATGGCAAATGTTACTTCATCATCTGAAGAGTTAAGTCAAAAAGCATTGGCACTTCAGGAGCTAGTAAAGAAGTTTAGTGTATAA
- a CDS encoding GH1 family beta-glucosidase yields the protein MAIIQFPKEMRWGAATAAYQIEGAATEDGRGLSIWDTFAKTPGKVLNGDNGDVACDSYHRYEEDIALMKELGIDIYRFSVSWPRIFPNGTGEINEKGLQFYHDFVDALLANGIEPMCTLYHWDLPQALQDKGGWENRETVDAFADYAEVMFKEFNGKIKKWITINEPWCVSFLSNFIGLHAPGFQNLQLATTISHHLLLAHGKAVSRLRDGGYEGEIGYAPNTEWNEPFSNKQEDIDACNRATGWFVEWFFDPVFKGSYPQFMVEWFEKKGVTVPIQEGDMAIINQEIDFVGINYYTGSVTRYKENEGLLDTEKVDIGYEKTDFDWNIYPEGFYKVLTKINEQYGSVPIYITENGACYNDGVENGRVKDQRRIDYLKQHLTSLKRAIDSGVNIKGYLTWSLLDNFEWAEGYDKRFGIIHVDFNTLERTKKDSYYWYKQTIKNGFFDMFY from the coding sequence ATGGCAATTATACAATTTCCAAAAGAGATGAGATGGGGAGCTGCAACGGCAGCATACCAAATCGAAGGAGCAGCAACTGAGGATGGAAGAGGTCTTTCCATTTGGGATACCTTTGCCAAAACACCTGGTAAAGTATTAAATGGCGATAACGGAGATGTAGCGTGTGACAGCTATCACCGCTATGAAGAAGATATTGCATTAATGAAAGAACTTGGCATTGATATTTATCGTTTTTCTGTATCATGGCCACGTATTTTTCCAAATGGAACTGGAGAAATCAATGAAAAGGGTCTTCAATTTTATCATGATTTTGTAGATGCATTGCTAGCAAATGGAATCGAGCCAATGTGTACACTATATCACTGGGATCTGCCACAAGCTCTTCAAGATAAGGGCGGCTGGGAAAACCGTGAAACAGTAGATGCGTTTGCTGATTATGCTGAGGTTATGTTTAAAGAGTTTAACGGAAAAATTAAAAAATGGATTACAATCAATGAACCTTGGTGTGTATCATTTCTATCAAACTTTATCGGACTTCATGCACCAGGATTCCAAAATTTACAATTAGCTACAACGATTTCACATCATTTACTACTTGCACACGGTAAAGCAGTATCCCGCCTAAGAGACGGAGGATACGAAGGTGAAATTGGTTATGCACCTAATACAGAATGGAACGAGCCATTTAGCAACAAACAAGAAGACATCGATGCTTGTAACAGAGCAACAGGCTGGTTTGTTGAGTGGTTCTTTGATCCTGTATTCAAAGGTAGCTATCCACAATTTATGGTAGAGTGGTTCGAGAAAAAAGGTGTAACAGTGCCTATCCAAGAAGGCGATATGGCTATCATTAACCAAGAAATTGATTTTGTTGGAATCAACTACTACACAGGCAGTGTGACTAGATACAAAGAGAATGAGGGATTACTAGATACTGAAAAAGTAGATATTGGTTATGAAAAAACAGATTTTGATTGGAATATCTACCCTGAAGGCTTCTATAAGGTTTTAACAAAAATAAACGAACAATACGGTTCAGTGCCAATTTATATTACTGAAAACGGTGCCTGCTACAATGATGGAGTTGAAAACGGCAGAGTAAAAGACCAAAGACGTATTGATTATTTGAAACAACATTTAACATCATTAAAACGAGCAATTGATAGTGGTGTAAATATTAAAGGCTACCTCACATGGTCGTTGCTTGATAATTTTGAATGGGCAGAAGGCTATGATAAGCGTTTTGGAATCATTCACGTTGATTTCAATACATTAGAAAGAACAAAGAAAGATAGTTACTATTGGTATAAGCAAACAATTAAAAATGGTTTCTTTGACATGTTTTATTAA
- a CDS encoding LacI family DNA-binding transcriptional regulator, with product MNLTIKDIAKMAGVSPGTVSKIINNYGGISEKTKKKVLDIIRETGYQPTFSAKALATKKSNLIGLIYAGKVNVDFTHPFFNEVVTSFKKTIGSLGYDIIMFSNEQFYKDNGSYLARCRHFHVDGCVIIAGEEVEDAIYELVREEIPCMGIDLELSGPKASFVMSDNVNLSRKVIQHFYLQGTRDIGFIGGQEDSAITMFREKGVRETMDQLGLEIHQEWFQYGDFHEESGYQAMNKILETKAYPRAVFAVSDMMAFGAIDAIRDKGLRVPEDISVIGCDDIDACRHSSPKLSTVRQDKEQLGKLAAYMLNDIINGKSELKPVFIDSNLVVRES from the coding sequence ATGAATTTAACGATTAAAGATATTGCGAAGATGGCTGGAGTATCTCCAGGAACTGTATCAAAAATTATAAATAATTATGGTGGTATTAGTGAAAAGACGAAGAAAAAGGTGCTGGATATTATCCGGGAAACAGGATATCAGCCTACCTTTTCTGCGAAAGCACTTGCCACCAAAAAATCGAATTTAATTGGGTTAATTTATGCCGGTAAAGTAAATGTTGATTTTACACATCCTTTCTTTAATGAGGTTGTTACTTCGTTTAAAAAAACAATTGGTTCGCTAGGCTATGACATTATCATGTTCTCAAACGAACAATTCTACAAAGATAATGGTAGTTATTTAGCAAGATGTCGCCATTTTCATGTAGATGGTTGTGTCATCATTGCTGGTGAAGAAGTAGAGGATGCGATCTATGAGCTTGTGCGAGAGGAAATTCCTTGTATGGGAATTGACCTGGAGCTTAGCGGACCAAAAGCAAGCTTTGTGATGAGTGATAATGTGAATTTATCAAGAAAAGTGATTCAACACTTTTATTTGCAAGGAACTAGAGACATTGGGTTTATTGGTGGTCAAGAAGATTCTGCGATCACGATGTTTCGCGAAAAAGGTGTAAGAGAAACAATGGATCAGCTTGGCCTTGAGATTCATCAAGAGTGGTTTCAATATGGGGATTTCCATGAAGAAAGTGGATATCAAGCCATGAATAAAATATTAGAAACAAAAGCTTATCCGCGAGCTGTTTTTGCAGTATCGGATATGATGGCTTTTGGTGCAATTGATGCGATTAGAGATAAGGGACTAAGGGTTCCTGAAGATATATCTGTGATTGGCTGTGATGACATTGATGCATGTCGACATAGCAGTCCAAAGCTATCGACTGTAAGGCAGGATAAAGAACAGCTTGGGAAGCTTGCTGCGTATATGTTAAATGACATCATCAATGGAAAATCAGAGTTAAAGCCTGTTTTTATCGATTCTAATTTAGTAGTAAGAGAATCATAA